The Mobula birostris isolate sMobBir1 chromosome 6, sMobBir1.hap1, whole genome shotgun sequence genome has a window encoding:
- the LOC140199365 gene encoding frizzled-5-like gives MASRVQEPSALVGVCVCLVGLVGVTLCASKAMVCQEITVPMCKGIGYNHTYMPNQFNHDSQDEAGLEVHQFWPLVEIQCSPDLLFFLCSVYTPICLADYMKPLPPCRSVCERAKSGCSPLMRQYGFAWPERMNCDKLPVLGDQDNLCMDYNRSEVTTVSPPFLKPTVAPKVLGGNKNARPSWAHPGNQPAPSADCPGKCNCKDPLIPISKESHPLYNKIRTGRLLNCAFPCYQPFFNQDERTFATLWIGLWSVLCFISTFTTVSTFLIDMERFKYPERPIIFLSACYLFVSMGYIVRLVAGHANVACNKDYHHIQYDTTGPALCTVVFLLIYFFGMASSIWWVILSFTWFLAAGMKWGNEAIAGYSQYFHMAAWLIPSVKSIAVLALSSVDGDPVAGICYVGNQNLDNLRGFVLAPLVVYLLTGTTFLLAGFVSLFRIRSVIKQGGTKTDKLEKLMIRIGIFTVLYTVPATVVVACFIYEQHSRESWETALSCPCPGSRDYPRPEYAVFMLKYFMCLVVGITSGVWIWSGKTLESWRRFTSRCCRARKLTSGSMYSQASTALTTRTGASGSAAYHKQVALSHA, from the coding sequence ATGGCTTCTCGCGTGCAAGAGCCCTCAGCCTTGGTCGGCGTCTGTGTTTGTCTCGTGGGGTTGGTGGGGGTCACCCTCTGCGCTTCCAAGGCAATGGTCTGCCAGGAGATTACAGTGCCCATGTGCAAAGGCATTGGCTATAACCATACCTACATGCCCAACCAGTTCAACCACGACAGTCAAGACGAAGCGGGGCTCGAGGTCCATCAGTTCTGGCCTCTGGTAGAGATTCAATGTTCCCCGGACCTCCTCTTCTTCCTGTGCAGTGTCTACACTCCCATCTGCCTGGCGGATTACATGAAACCATTGCCACCTTGCAGATCCGTCTGCGAAAGAGCCAAATCCGGCTGCTCCCCACTGATGAGACAATATGGTTTTGCTTGGCCTGAAAGAATGAACTGCGACAAGCTCCCCGTGCTCGGAGACCAAGACAACTTGTGCATGGATTACAACAGGTCCGAGGTGACCACTGTATCACCCCCGTTCTTAAAGCCCACCGTTGCGCCCAAGGTTTTGGGCGGCAACAAAAACGCCCGACCCTCCTGGGCACATCCAGGAAACCAACCCGCACCATCAGCAGACTGCCCTGGGAAATGTAACTGCAAAGACCCTCTGATCCCGATCTCCAAGGAGAGTCACCCGCTCTACAACAAGATCAGAACCGGTCGGTTGCTCAACTGTGCTTTCCCATGTTACCAGCCCTTCTTTAACCAGGACGAGAGGACTTTCGCAACCTTGTGGATCGGCCTGTGGTCCGTCCTGTGCTTCATCTCCACGTTCACCACTGTGTCCACTTTCCTGATTGACATGGAGAGGTTCAAGTACCCAGAGCGGCCCATCATCTTCCTGTCCGCCTGCTACCTCTTCGTGTCCATGGGCTACATCGTCCGACTGGTGGCCGGCCACGCCAATGTGGCATGTAACAAGGACTACCACCACATCCAATACGACACCACCGGTCCCGCCCTTTGCACCGTGGTCTTCCTGCTCATCTATTTCTTCGGCATGGCCAGCTCCATCTGGTGGGTCATCCTGTCCTTTACCTGGTTTCTCGCCGCGGGCATGAAGTGGGGCAACGAGGCCATTGCGGGCTATTCCCAGTACTTCCACATGGCCGCGTGGCTAATTCCCAGTGTCAAGTCCATAGCGGTACTGGCGCTGAGTTCGGTGGACGGGGACCCGGTGGCCGGCATCTGCTACGTGGGCAACCAGAACTTGGACAACCTCCGGGGATTCGTCCTGGCCCCTCTGGTGGTCTACCTGCTCACGGGGACAACCTTCCTGTTGGCCGGGTTTGTCTCTCTGTTCAGGATACGGAGCGTCATTAAGCAAGGGGGCACCAAAACCGACAAACTGGAGAAGCTTATGATCCGAATAGGGATCTTCACAGTGCTCTACACCGTCCCGGCCACCGTAGTCGTGGCTTGCTtcatctatgaacagcattctagGGAGAGCTGGGAGACGGCGCTCAGCTGCCCCTGCCCGGGATCCCGAGATTACCCCAGACCCGAGTACGCCGTCTTCATGCTAAAGTACTTCATGTGTCTGGTGGTGGGCATCACCTCCGGCGTCTGGATTTGGTCCGGCAAGACCTTGGAGTCGTGGAGGCGGTTCACCAGCAGATGCTGCCGGGCTAGGAAGCTGACCAGCGGCTCCATGTACAGTCAGGCAAGCACAGCCTTGACAACCAGGACGGGAGCGAGCGGTTCGGCAGCTTATCACAAGCAAGTGGCGCTCTCGCACGCTTGA